In Actinoplanes octamycinicus, the genomic window GATTCGGCCGCGGGGCTGGTGCCGGGCTCGCGGGCGGGAGCATATTAGATCGCATGGACTACGAATACGCGCCGCTGCGGTTGCCTTCGAATGTCGATCGTCTGACCGCGGCGGCGCAGCTCGCCATCCAGGCCGAGTTCTCCGGCTGGGAGCTGGCCAGGGTCCAGCTCTTCGCGGACGGCACCCGCAAGGTGATGCTCCGCCGCCGGCTCCAGCCCACCCCGCAGCCCGGCCTGAGTTACTGAGAAAGCCCGCCCGACCACAATCGGGCGGGCTTTCGGTGCCCTCGACAACGACTCACCGGGGCGCGATGCCGCCGAGCGGAGCGAGGCCATCAAGCATGGTTGTGCCCGGCGTGGTCTTCCTCGTCGTCGGGGAGGAACGGGTGCTCGTCGAGCCTGCCCACCAGCTGGTCGCTCTCCACCGGGGCGAACGGGCCGGACCCGTCCGCGTCGTCGAAGGCCTCCAGGTCCAGCGGCTCCTCCACCTCGGTGACCGTGAGCAGGCCGTCGAGCGGCTCCAGCTCCGGCACGTCGAGCGACGCGAGCGAGCCGTCGCCGGCCTGGAGCAGCTCCAGCACCGCCTCGCCGACCGACTCGACCGGGCCGACCTCCTCGTCGTCCGGCACCGAGCTGCGGCGCGCGGTCTCGGCGACCCGCAGCAGGGCGGAGACGCTCGGCACCCGGTAGTCACGACGCTGCCGGACCGAGATCACCTGCGGGTACGCGTCGCCCGCCGCCCCGCTGTCGCCCGCCTCACCGGCGAGGAAGCGCTGGTCCGCCTCGTCCGGGTCGATCGACTCGACGTCCCACGGGGTGACCTCGCCGTACGCGTCGAGAAGTTTCTCGTCGTAGGCGAACGACGCGTTGTTCAGGTCGACGTAGGCCTGCCAGACGTCGTCGTCGTCGATGCGCCCGGCCGCCGCCTTGACGGCCGCCAGGTGCGCCCGCGCCGCCTCCACGACCCGCTCCAGTGCGGCGTCGAGTTCAGCGTTCTGGTCGCTCATCTTGTTTGGGGGTCCTTCCGGAATCAGCTGTTTCGGAGCAATCGGTCGAGCACACGCACGCCGAACTTTAGCCCTTCCACCGGCACTCGCTCGTCGATGCCGTGGAACAGGGCGGCGAAGTTCAGGTCGGGCGGAAGTTGCAACGGGGCGAACCCGAAGCATCGGATGCCCAGGGTGCTGAACGCCTTGGCGTCCGTTCCCCCGGACATCAAGTAGGGCACGGTACGCGCACCCGGGTCCTCGGCACGCAGCGCCGCCCCCATCGCCTCCACCAGCGGCCCGCCGAACTCGGTCTCCACGGCCGGCTGCCGGTGCACGTGCTCGATCTCCACGTCCGGGCCGATCAGGTCGCGCAGCTCGGCCAGGAACGACTCGGCCTGCCCGGGCAGGGTCCGGCAGTCGATCGTGGCGGACGCCTTCCCCGGGATCACATTGTCCTTGTACCCGGCCTCGAGGCGGGTCGGGTTCGCGGTGTTCCGGATGGTCGCGCCGATCAGGTTGGCGATCGGGCCCAGCTTGGCGATGGCCAGCTCCGGGTCGTCCGGGTTCAGGTCGATCCCGAGCGCCTCGCTGACCTGCTCCAGGAACGCCCGCACGGTCGGCGTGACGACCACCGGGAAGCGGTGCCGGCCGACCGCCGAGACCGCCTCGGCCAGCGCGGTCACCGCGTTGTCGTCGTGGATGAACGAGCCGTGCCCGGGCCGCCCGTGCGCGTGCAGCCGCAGCCAGTCGAGCCCCTTCTCGGCGGTCTGCACCAGGTAGAGCCGCAGGTCGTCGTTGACCGTGTAGGAGTAGCCGCCGACCTCGCCGATCGCCTCGGTGCAGCCTTCGAACAGGTCCGCGTGGTTCTGCACCAGCCACTGCGAGCCGTACTCCATCCCGGCTTCCTCGTCGGCGGTGTACGCCAGCACGATGTCCCGGGGCGGGGTGTAGCCGGTCCGCTGCCACTCGCGCACCACGGCCAGCACCATGGCGTCGAAATCCTTCATGTCGACCGCGCCGCGGCCCCACAGGTAGCCGTCCTTGACCTCGCCGGAGAACGGGCCGACCGACCACTCGCTCGCGTCCGCGGGAACCACGTCGAGGTGGCCGTGGACCAGCAGGGCGCCGCGCGACCGGTCGGCGCCGGGGATCCGGGCGACCAGGTTGGCGCGCTTCGGGGCCGACTCCAGGAGGCGGGACTCGATGCCGGCGTCGGCGAGTTTCTCCGCGACGTACTCGGCGGCGGCCCGCTCGCCCACGGTGGTCCGCGGGTCCCCGGTGTTGGTGGTGTCGATGCGCAGCAGATCCTGGCAGAGGCCGGTGACCTCGTCCACGGCGGTGGTGTTCATCCGCCCTTCTTACCAGCAAGGTTTGCTGGGCGGGCCGCGGCGGGTAACCGCGGGCCCATGGCTGACGTGAATCTTCCCCCTCTACCGCCGGTGGGTGGCACCATCTCCGGGCGGAGCGTCGTCGATGTCCTGAACCAGCAGCACCGGGTGATCCTCGACCTGGCCTCCGGTGACATCTCGGATAAGTCGCATTCTGTGCTGATCGCCACCCTCTCCCGGCATCTCTCCGCTGAGGAGCAGTACCTCTACCCGGCGATCCGCGAAGCGGTCCCGGACGGCGACCGGATCGCCGACCGCGAGCTGGCCGAGGACCGCGCGCTGCTGGAGCTGATGCGGGACGACACCGCTCGGGACGAGCTGACCCGGGCCATCCACCGCCACGTCGAGGCCGACGAGACCGAGCTGTTCCCCCTGCTGGAGCAGATGGTCCCGGCCGATGACATGATCCGGCTGGGCAACCGGGTGGAGACCGCCGAGGAGGCCGCCCCGACCCGCCCGCACCCGCACACCCCGGCCACCCCGCCGTGGAACAAGGTGGTCGACCCGCTGCTCGGCGCGATCGACAAGCTGCGCGACGTGGCCACCGGCCGGACCACATATACGCGCGATCTGTAAACTGGCGTTTACTTAGTTACCGTTTGGTAGAAAACGTCCCGCTACTTAACCTTCTTGTCACAAACTGACGATCTTTCCACGGCCCACAGGTCTAGCCTTCGATCCCTTTCTAGTCCTAACGTCACGCTATGAACCTGGAGCTGCGGCATCTGAAGGTGGTCTGCGCCATCGCGGAGACCGGCAGCGTCACCAAGGCCGCGTCACAACTCGGCCTGGCCCAACCCGCGCTCACCGCCCAACTGCAGCGGATCGAGCGGACGCTGGGCGGACCGCTGTTCGACCGGGACCGGCGCGGCGCCCGCCCCACCGCGCTCGGCGAGCTGGTGCTGTCCCGGGCCCGGGTGCTGCTGCCGGCGATGAAGGGTCTGCAGGACGAGGCGGCCCGGCTCGCGGCCGGCGGCAGCCAGCAGCTCAGCCGCTACCGGATGGGCGCGATCGGCGGCCCGGTCTTCGCCCACCTGCTGCACCGGCTCTCCGCCGACCAGCCCGAGGCGCAGATCTCCACCTACGCGTCCTACTACGTCGACGAGCTGGCCACCATGGTGCTCAACGGCAAGCTGGACTTCGCCCAGGTCGGGGTCTGCGGCGACGCGCTGCCCTCGGCCGACTACGGCCTGGTCTGGGACACCATCGCGGTGGACGCGGTCTGCGTGCTGATGCGCGAGGACCATCCGCAGGCCAAGGGCACCGAGGTCGACCTGGCCGAGATGGCCTCCGAGCAGTGGTCCGCGGCGGCCGGCGACGGCTGCTTCGAGACCTGCTTCGCGGCCGCCTGCGCCCGGTCCGGCTTCACCCCGCGCCGCGTCCTCGAGACCGACGCCCGGGCCTGCATCGACATGGTCGAGCTGGGCGTGGCGATCGGGCTGTGCCAGCCGACCTTCCGCCCACCGGCGGGCCTCACCACCCGCCCGCTCAAGGGGGCGCCGCTGCGCTGGCGGCTGCTGCTCGGCTGGCACCCGGAGTCACCGGCCGCCCGGTTCGCGCCGAAGGTGCTGGAGCTGGCCCGCGAGGCGTACCAGGACGTCATCGCCCGCAACGAGGGCTATGTCGAATGGACCCGCGAGCAAGCAGCGGCGTGACCGTCGCACCCTCCGGAAAATCAAGATCAAGTTCATCATTGACGCAGGTCCGCTCGGGTGCGGATCGCATGCTCCCGCGCGGGACGGGCGGGCTGATCTGGCCGCTGCGCGTCCAGGGCGATCAGCCCGCCCTTCATTGCCCGTGGGTGGTCACGGAAAAGCAGAAGGGCACCGGACCGCGTCCGGTGCCCTTCTCGAACTCGCTCAGCCCGTGACTTGGTCAGCGCATGCTCGTCCAGCGCACGCTCGTCCAGCCCTCGGCTCGCGCCATGCTCAGCGGTTGCTCAGGGTCGGGGACTCCACGTCGAAGGTCAGCGCGCCGTCGCGGGCGTCCACCCGGACCGTCTGGCCGGGAGCCAGGTCGGCGGCGAGCAGCATCGTCGACAGCCGGTTGTCCAGCTCGCGCTGGATGGTCCGGCGCAGCGGCCGGGCCCCGAACTCGGGCTGGTAACCCTTGTCGGCCAGCCAGTCCACCGCGGCCGTGGTGATCTCCAGCCGCACGTCCTGGGCGTGCAGCCGGCGCCGGGTCGACTCCAGCAGCATCTCGGTGATCTTGCGCAGCTGATCGGTCTCCAGCTGCCGGAAGATGATGATCTCGTCGATCCGGTTGATGAACTCCGGCCGCAACTGCTCCTTGAGCCGCCGGTCCAGCCGGTCCCGCAGCTCGTCCTCGGGCGACCGGCCGTTCTCCGCCGCGCCGAACCCGACGCTGCGGGTGGTCCCGCTGATCAGGTCCGACCCCAGGTTGCTCGTCATGATCAGCACGACGTTCTTGAAGCTGACCGTGCGGCCCTGGCTGTCGGTCAGCCGGCCGTCGTCGAGCACCTGGAGCAGGATGTTGAACACGTCCGGGTGCGCCTTCTCGATCTCGTCGAGCAGCACCACGCTGTACGGCCGGCGCCGCACCGCCTCGGTCAGCTGCCCGGCCTCGTCGTACCCGACGTATCCGGGCGGCGCCCCGACCAGCCGGGACACCGTGTGCCGCTCCTGGAACTCGCTCATGTCCAGCCGGATCATCCGGTCCTGGTCGCCGAAGAGCGCCTCGGCCAGCGAGCGGGCCAGCTCGGTCTTGCCGACGCCGGTCGGGCCGAGGAACAGGAAGCTGCCCACCGGCCGGTCCGGGTCACCCAGCCCGGCGCGTGAGCGGCGGACCGCCTCGGCGACCGCGACCACCGCGTCCTCCTGCCCGATCACGTGCTCGTGCAGGTGCTGCTCCAGCCGGAGCAGACGGTCCCGCTCCGCCTCGGTGAGCTGCGCGACCGGGACCCCGGTCGCCCGGGAGACCACCTCGGCGATGTCCGCGTCGGTCACCCGCGGCACCCCGTCGGCGCCCGCGCCGGACCCGGCGATCAGTGCCTTCAGCTCGTTGATCTGGTCCCGCAGCTGCGACGCCACCTCGTAGTTCTCGGCGTGCACCGCCTGGTCCCGGTCCCGGGACAGCTGCTCCAGCTGCCGCTCCCGCTCGCGCAGGTCGGCGTCCGGCATCTTGGTGCGCAGCCGGACCCGGGCGCCGGCCTGGTCGATCAGGTCGATCGCCTTGTCCGGCAGGAACCGGTCGGTGATGTACCGGTCGGAGAGCACCGCCGCGGCGTCCAGCGCCTCGTCGGTGATCCGTACCTGGTGGTGCGCCTCGTAGTTGTCCCGCAGCCCGCGCAGGATCGCCACGGACTCCTCCACCGAGGGCTCGCCGACCAGCACCGGCTGGAACCGCCGGGCCAGCGCCGCGTCCTTCTCGATGTTCTTCCGGTACTCGTCCAGCGTGGTCGCGCCGATCACCCGCAGCTGGCCGCGGGCCAGGGCCGGCTTGAGCATGTTGCCGGCGTCCATCCCGCCGCCCTCACCACCGCCGCCGCCGGCGCCGACCAGGGTGTGGATCTCGTCCATGAAGACGATCAGCTCGTCCCCGGAGGACTGGATCTCGTCGATCACCTTGCGCAGCCGCTCCTCGAAGTCGCCGCGGTAGCGCGTGCCGGCCACCAGACCGGCCAGGTCCAGCTGGATCACCCGCTTGTCCTGCAGGGTGAGCGGCACCTCGCCGTCCACGATCCGCTGGGCCAGGCCCTCGACGATCGCGGTCTTGCCGACGCCGGCCTCACCGATCAGGACCGGGTTGTTCTTGGTGCGCCGGGACAGGATCTCCACGGCCTGCTCGATCTCCTCGGCCCGGCCGATCACCGGGTCGATCTCGCCGCGCCGGGCCACCTCGGTCAGGTCCACGCCGAACTGCTCCAGCGTCGGGGTCTGCCCGCCGCCGCGCGACCCGCCACGGGAGCCGCCCTGGCCGCCGCCGACCGGACCGGCCGGGGCCTCCTGGTTCGGGATGGCGCGGGGGTCGAGCCGGCCGGCCAGCAGCCGCCCGGCGACCGAGTCGGTGTTCAGGCCGAGCGCCATCAGGATGTGCTCCGGCCCGATGTAGGAGGCGCCCACCGCCCGGGAGATCTGCAGGCTGTCCAGCAGCGCCCGCTTGGCCGCCGGGGTCAGCGCGACCTGCTCCGGCCCATTGTCCCGGCCGGCCGCGCCCATCTCGGCGCGCCGGTTGGCCGCGGCGGTGCGGCTGGCGTCGTCACCCAGCTTGGCCTCCAGCTCCGTGAGCAGGGCCTGCGGGTCGGCGCCGGCCCGGCGCACGGTCTGCTTCATCGGCTCCTGCTGCAGAACGGCCCAGAGCAGGTGGTCGGTGTCCAGGTCGGCCAGGCCACCGTCGTGCGCGCCGAGGTCGGCGGCCCGCCGGGCGGCATCCGCCAGCACCTGCCGGGCGTCGTTGCTCATGTAGCGCGCGATGTCGATCCGCTGCGCCGCCCGGCGCGGCTCCGCCGCACCGAAGAAGCGCGCGAACAGGTCGTCCCACTGACCGGGTCCACCCGGCCCCAACGGTCCGATGCTCATCAGTCTCTCTTCTCCTGGTACTTCCACCAGCGGCGACATCCGGCCTACCCGGGGTCGGGAGCCGCAAACGCCCGCCGCCGCTTGTTAGAAGCGCG contains:
- a CDS encoding DUF5703 family protein yields the protein MDYEYAPLRLPSNVDRLTAAAQLAIQAEFSGWELARVQLFADGTRKVMLRRRLQPTPQPGLSY
- a CDS encoding M20/M25/M40 family metallo-hydrolase, with product MNTTAVDEVTGLCQDLLRIDTTNTGDPRTTVGERAAAEYVAEKLADAGIESRLLESAPKRANLVARIPGADRSRGALLVHGHLDVVPADASEWSVGPFSGEVKDGYLWGRGAVDMKDFDAMVLAVVREWQRTGYTPPRDIVLAYTADEEAGMEYGSQWLVQNHADLFEGCTEAIGEVGGYSYTVNDDLRLYLVQTAEKGLDWLRLHAHGRPGHGSFIHDDNAVTALAEAVSAVGRHRFPVVVTPTVRAFLEQVSEALGIDLNPDDPELAIAKLGPIANLIGATIRNTANPTRLEAGYKDNVIPGKASATIDCRTLPGQAESFLAELRDLIGPDVEIEHVHRQPAVETEFGGPLVEAMGAALRAEDPGARTVPYLMSGGTDAKAFSTLGIRCFGFAPLQLPPDLNFAALFHGIDERVPVEGLKFGVRVLDRLLRNS
- a CDS encoding hemerythrin domain-containing protein, with product MADVNLPPLPPVGGTISGRSVVDVLNQQHRVILDLASGDISDKSHSVLIATLSRHLSAEEQYLYPAIREAVPDGDRIADRELAEDRALLELMRDDTARDELTRAIHRHVEADETELFPLLEQMVPADDMIRLGNRVETAEEAAPTRPHPHTPATPPWNKVVDPLLGAIDKLRDVATGRTTYTRDL
- a CDS encoding LysR family transcriptional regulator, which translates into the protein MNLELRHLKVVCAIAETGSVTKAASQLGLAQPALTAQLQRIERTLGGPLFDRDRRGARPTALGELVLSRARVLLPAMKGLQDEAARLAAGGSQQLSRYRMGAIGGPVFAHLLHRLSADQPEAQISTYASYYVDELATMVLNGKLDFAQVGVCGDALPSADYGLVWDTIAVDAVCVLMREDHPQAKGTEVDLAEMASEQWSAAAGDGCFETCFAAACARSGFTPRRVLETDARACIDMVELGVAIGLCQPTFRPPAGLTTRPLKGAPLRWRLLLGWHPESPAARFAPKVLELAREAYQDVIARNEGYVEWTREQAAA
- a CDS encoding ATP-dependent Clp protease ATP-binding subunit; amino-acid sequence: MGPGGPGQWDDLFARFFGAAEPRRAAQRIDIARYMSNDARQVLADAARRAADLGAHDGGLADLDTDHLLWAVLQQEPMKQTVRRAGADPQALLTELEAKLGDDASRTAAANRRAEMGAAGRDNGPEQVALTPAAKRALLDSLQISRAVGASYIGPEHILMALGLNTDSVAGRLLAGRLDPRAIPNQEAPAGPVGGGQGGSRGGSRGGGQTPTLEQFGVDLTEVARRGEIDPVIGRAEEIEQAVEILSRRTKNNPVLIGEAGVGKTAIVEGLAQRIVDGEVPLTLQDKRVIQLDLAGLVAGTRYRGDFEERLRKVIDEIQSSGDELIVFMDEIHTLVGAGGGGGEGGGMDAGNMLKPALARGQLRVIGATTLDEYRKNIEKDAALARRFQPVLVGEPSVEESVAILRGLRDNYEAHHQVRITDEALDAAAVLSDRYITDRFLPDKAIDLIDQAGARVRLRTKMPDADLRERERQLEQLSRDRDQAVHAENYEVASQLRDQINELKALIAGSGAGADGVPRVTDADIAEVVSRATGVPVAQLTEAERDRLLRLEQHLHEHVIGQEDAVVAVAEAVRRSRAGLGDPDRPVGSFLFLGPTGVGKTELARSLAEALFGDQDRMIRLDMSEFQERHTVSRLVGAPPGYVGYDEAGQLTEAVRRRPYSVVLLDEIEKAHPDVFNILLQVLDDGRLTDSQGRTVSFKNVVLIMTSNLGSDLISGTTRSVGFGAAENGRSPEDELRDRLDRRLKEQLRPEFINRIDEIIIFRQLETDQLRKITEMLLESTRRRLHAQDVRLEITTAAVDWLADKGYQPEFGARPLRRTIQRELDNRLSTMLLAADLAPGQTVRVDARDGALTFDVESPTLSNR